A single Salmo trutta chromosome 14, fSalTru1.1, whole genome shotgun sequence DNA region contains:
- the LOC115147853 gene encoding rab11 family-interacting protein 4A-like, with protein MATSASVFKSGFQPQDNKLPMESVLPDAEQLLLFLRKLKEVFDLCNEDLDGYIRVEHFVDLGSQFGQGDEVKKLAKCLDPNAQVIDAGTEEAG; from the exons ATGGCGACTTCTGCTTCGGTGTTCAAGTCGGGTTTTCAACCTCAGGACAACAAACTTCCGATGGAAAGTGTCCTTCCCGACGCGGAACAGCTCCTGCTGTTCCTCAGAAAACTCAAAGAGGTGTTCGACTTGTGCAACGAGGATTTGGATGGTTACATTCGCGTGGAGCATTTCGTAGACCTCGGTTCACAGTTCGGCCAAGGAGACGAG GTGAAGAAGTTGGCCAAATGCTTGGACCCCAATGCCCAG GTTATAGATGCTGGGACTGAAGAGGCTGGGTAA